From the genome of Acidimicrobiales bacterium:
GCTCGACAGGATGCGCTTCAGCTTCATCCACAGGTGGCGGTTGTCGTACTCGACCATGTAGCCCGAGGTGGCCGCGCAGGTGACGACCGTGCCGCCCCGCTTGGCCACGAACACCGAGGCGCCCATGGTCTGGCGGCCGGGGTGCTCGAACACGATGTCGGGGTCCTCGCCGACGAGGCCCCTGATGTCCTTGCCGAACCGGCGCCACTCGGCCTCGTCCTGGGTGTGGTCGTCGGACCAGAACCGGTAGCCACCGGCCCGCCGGTCGATCACGGCGTCCACCCCGAGCTCGTGGAGGAGCGCCGCCTTGTCCGGGGAGCTGACGACGCCGACGGGGATGCCGCCCCCGTTCAGCACGTACTGGCAGGCGTAGCCGCCGAGCCCGCCGCTCGCCCCCCAGATCAGCACGACGTCGCCCTGCTTCATGTCCGCCCCGTTCCGGCTCACGAGCATCCGGTACGAGGTGGCGTTGCACAGCCCGTTGACGGCCGCCTCCTCCCAGGTGAGGTGGGCCGGCTTCGGCATGAGCTGGTTGGCCTTGACGACGGTGAGGTCGGCCAGGCCGCCGAAGTTCGTCTCGAAGCCCCAGATGCGCTGGTTGGCGGCGAGCATGGAGTCGTCGTGGGCCGTCGGGTCCTGGTCGTCGACGTAGTTGCAGTGGATGACGACCCGGTCGCCCGGCTTCCACAGGCGGACGGCGGACCCGACCCGCAGCACGACGCCGGAGGCGTCGGAGCCGAGCACGTGGTAGGGCAGGTCGTGGCGGGCGCCCCACACGCTCTCCTTGCCGAGTCGCTTCAGGAACCCGAAGGTGGGCAGGGGCTCGAAGATCGACGTCCAGACCGTGTTGAAGTTGATGGCGCTGGCCATGACGGCGACGTACGCCTCGTCGGGGGCCAGCTCCGGCACCGGCACCTCGTCGACGTGGATCGACTTGCGCGGGTCCTTGTCGGCCGAGTCGATCCCCTGGAACATCTCGACGTCCTCGGCGCGCACGAGGGCGGCCCGGTAGGACTCGGGCAGGGGCAGGGCCGCCAGCTCGTCGCCGGGCGCGCCGGCCTGGATCGCCTCGAGGATGGGCTGCATGGCCGGAGGTTACCGACCGGGCCCCGCCCGCCTCCAGAAGCGGGG
Proteins encoded in this window:
- the ccrA gene encoding crotonyl-CoA carboxylase/reductase — its product is MQPILEAIQAGAPGDELAALPLPESYRAALVRAEDVEMFQGIDSADKDPRKSIHVDEVPVPELAPDEAYVAVMASAINFNTVWTSIFEPLPTFGFLKRLGKESVWGARHDLPYHVLGSDASGVVLRVGSAVRLWKPGDRVVIHCNYVDDQDPTAHDDSMLAANQRIWGFETNFGGLADLTVVKANQLMPKPAHLTWEEAAVNGLCNATSYRMLVSRNGADMKQGDVVLIWGASGGLGGYACQYVLNGGGIPVGVVSSPDKAALLHELGVDAVIDRRAGGYRFWSDDHTQDEAEWRRFGKDIRGLVGEDPDIVFEHPGRQTMGASVFVAKRGGTVVTCAATSGYMVEYDNRHLWMKLKRILSSHFANYAEAWASNKLIDQGRIVPIVSAVHPLERVGEAALEVHRNRHEGKIGVLCLAPEEGLGVEDEERRAAVGEDRLTLFRRHAAAAAAKEEDA